A stretch of DNA from Methanolinea mesophila:
CTCGAGGCCATCTACCAGGGGGAAGACCGGGAGAAGTTCAGGGCACTGATGCACAGGATCGGGGAACCCGTACCCACCAGCATGATCCTGAACAGGCTGGACCAGCTCGGGGAGGCGCTCTCGGTCGTAGGGCTTCCCGCTATCATCCGGCCGGCATACACCCTTGGGGGCGCCGGAGGCGGAATTGCCCACACCCCTGATGAACTCGCCCGTATCGTCGAGATAGGGCTTTCACGGTCGCGTATTCATCAGGTGCTCATCGAGGAGAGTGTCGTAGGCTGGAAGGAAGTGGAGTTCGAGGTGATGAGGGATGCCTCGGATACCTGCATCATCGTCTGCGGTATGGAGAACGTGGATCCCATGGGGGTCCACACCGGGGAGAGCGTGGTGGTGGCACCGATCCTGACCCTGCGCGACGACGAGTTCCAGCTCCTCCGCAGTGCGGCGATCAAGATAATCCGGGCGCTCGACGTGCAGGGAGGATGCAACATCCAGTTCGCCTTCAAAGACGGGGATTACAGGATCATCGAGGTGAATCCCCGGGTATCGCGTTCGTCCGCGCTCGCTTCCAAAGCCACGGGATACCCCATCGCCCGTGTGGCGGCGAAGATCGCCATCGGGCTCCGGCTGGACGAGATCACCAACAGCGTCACGGGATGCACACCGGCGTCCTTCGAACCGTCCATCGACTACGTGGTGGTAAAGGTACCCCGCTGGCCGTTCGACAAGTTCAAGAGCGCCGATCGTACTCTGACCACCGCGATGAAGAGTACCGGCGAAGTGATGGCCATCGGAAGGTCCCTCGAAGAAGCGTTTAAAAAAGCGCTCCGGTCGCTCGATACCGACGTGACCCGCCATACCAACCCGAGTGAGATTCGGATGATCCTCTCCCGGCCGACGGACGAACGGTTCCATACCCTCTTCGACGCGTTCAGGTCGGGGTTCACCCTGGAGGAGATCGCCGGACTCACCAATATCACCCCCTTCTTCCTGGAGAAGATGCGGAATATCGTCGACCTGGAAACGCGCCTCGCCACGTTCCCGACAAGGAATGATATCGCGCTCGCAAAGAAATTCGGCTTTACCGACGCGGAGCTGGCGAAACTGACCACCAGGAGCTGGGAGGAGATCGAAGGCGTGGCGGGCAACCCCACCTACAAGATGGTGGACACCTGTGCCGCGGAATTCCCCGCGACCACCCCGTACTTTTACTCCACCTGGGAGAGCGAGTGCGAAATTGTTCCCTCCGACCGGCAGAAGATCCTGATCCTGGGGTCCGGCCCGATCCGGATCGGGCAGGGTATCGAGTTCGACTATTGCACGGTCCACGCGGTGCAGGCGCTCAGGGAAGAGCATGTCGAGGTGCATATCGTCAACAATAACCCCGAGACCGTATCCACGGACTTCGATACCTCGGATCGGCTCTTCTTCGAGCCGATGACTCTCGAGGATATCGTCAACATCCTGCTCAAGGACAATTATTACGGAGTAATGGTCCAGTTCGGGGGTCAGAACGCGGTGAACCTTGCGGTTCCTATCTACGACGAGATCCACCGCCTCGGCCTGCAGACCAGAATTCTCGGGACCACCCCCGATTCCATGGATATCGCAGAAG
This window harbors:
- the carB gene encoding carbamoyl-phosphate synthase large subunit; translation: MPRLPHIKKVLLIGSGPIQIGQAAEFDFSGSQACRALREEGVKVILVNSNPATIQTDPEMADEIYIEPIKADIIAEIIKKERPDGILSGMGGQTGLNMTAELAERGALEGVEILGTPLEAIYQGEDREKFRALMHRIGEPVPTSMILNRLDQLGEALSVVGLPAIIRPAYTLGGAGGGIAHTPDELARIVEIGLSRSRIHQVLIEESVVGWKEVEFEVMRDASDTCIIVCGMENVDPMGVHTGESVVVAPILTLRDDEFQLLRSAAIKIIRALDVQGGCNIQFAFKDGDYRIIEVNPRVSRSSALASKATGYPIARVAAKIAIGLRLDEITNSVTGCTPASFEPSIDYVVVKVPRWPFDKFKSADRTLTTAMKSTGEVMAIGRSLEEAFKKALRSLDTDVTRHTNPSEIRMILSRPTDERFHTLFDAFRSGFTLEEIAGLTNITPFFLEKMRNIVDLETRLATFPTRNDIALAKKFGFTDAELAKLTTRSWEEIEGVAGNPTYKMVDTCAAEFPATTPYFYSTWESECEIVPSDRQKILILGSGPIRIGQGIEFDYCTVHAVQALREEHVEVHIVNNNPETVSTDFDTSDRLFFEPMTLEDIVNILLKDNYYGVMVQFGGQNAVNLAVPIYDEIHRLGLQTRILGTTPDSMDIAEDRDRFSLLLKKLEIPSPPNSSAYSLEEARVKAAAIGYPVLVRPSYVLGGRAMEIVHDEVELESYMKEAVRVSRHHPVLIDSFLQNAVELDVDAVCDGEEVLIGGIMEHIEEAGVHSGDSACVIPTQSLSPSILERVRDYTRRMALELGVVGLVNIQLAIKDDVVYVLEANPRASRTVPFVSKATGLPLAKIAAKVMIGKKLKDLGYAERPICHVAVKEVLLPFNKLPGVDTVLGPEMKSTGEVMGIDYDFGRAYYKASVSADNELPVEGNVFISVSSDQKDEVIDIARKLKNLGLSLYGTSGTVEYLTQAGIEAHLVRKVQEGSPNVIDMLRNGEIRLIVNTPMDKQSRQDHYQIMRVAVDYGVPYITTVQAARAAALAIEAIKKSKITIEPLSHYNPSR